In Drosophila bipectinata strain 14024-0381.07 chromosome 2R, DbipHiC1v2, whole genome shotgun sequence, one genomic interval encodes:
- the stan gene encoding protocadherin-like wing polarity protein stan translates to METRELPRKPLTLGLLLLLLQLCQLASGYLIVVHEDTPPGTVIFNASVYKLGSERHYKINAHKSANFVHHLVSVSHKDGQIQLRKSLKCDGIYYPNLFTFYVDSTSNQLRSIDYYSLPVRIFVSGHSCNEDRRLEQELHLHHYEEEDNTGYSKRRRRRSTQEVIQLNGNQLEEMFIRNSTEFRAGDLIFGDSFDNEMRHRILNRKRRSLPSADPLHLQPVLHRRISDAKQWISETYASYAIHTTDKWNQICLRKSQLVNSLNAFLPRSVCQHCRVSFLDVNDERFSIEHKNRDLVASRDVCIPESMWKVSITFSIRCDRRDIVDSDHRLKIVYHHQEFNDTDIAKRVRRELRNQSPYFEQALYVASVLEEQPAGAAVTTVRARDPEDSPVVYSMVSLLDSRSQSLFKVDSRTGVVTTSASLDRELMDVHYFRVVATDDSFPPRSGTTTLQVNVLDCNDHSPTFEAEQFEASIREGATVGSTVITLRATDQDIGKNAEIEYGIEAVTDGAGQAQDQELPIFRIDSRSGVISTRSSLDRETSDSYHLLVTAADMAAAQSERRTATASVLVKVLDDNDNYPQFSERTYTVQVPEDQWGGTEDNTVAHIRATDADQGNNAAIRYAIIGGNTQSQFSIDSMSGDVSLVKPLDYESVRSYRLVIRAQDGGSPSRSNTTQLLVNVIDANDNAPRFYTSQFQESVLENVPVGYNIIRVQAYDSDEGANAEITYSISERDDNFPLAVDPRTGWVQTIKPLDREEQARFAFQVVAKDGGVPPKSASSSVVITVQDVNDNDPAFNPKYYEANVGEDQPPGTPVTTVTATDPDEDSRLHYEITTGNTRGRFAITSQNGRGLITIAQSLDYKQEKRFVLTVAATDSGGRSDTATVHINITDANNFAPIFENAPYSASVFEDAPVGTTVLVVSATDSDVGVNAQITYSLNEESINGLGSPDPFSINPQTGAIVTSAPLDRETTSGYLLTVTAKDGGNPSLSDTTDVEIGVTDVNDNAPAFKSPLYQASILEDALVGTSVIQVAASDPDVGLNGRIKYLLSDRDVEDGSFVIDPTSGTIRTNKGLDRESVAVYHLTAIAVDKGSPPLSSTVEVQIRLEDVNDSPPTFPSDKITLYVPENSPVGSVVGEIHAHDPDEGVNAVVHYSIIGGEDSNAFSLVTRPGSERAQLLTMTELDYESSRKRFELVVRAASPPLRNDAHIEILVTDVNDNAPVLRDFQVIFNNFRDHFPSGEIGRIPAFDADVSDKLHYRILSGNNANLLRLNSSSGGLVLSPQLNTNVPKFATMEVSVSDGINEAKAIMQLSVRLITEDMLFNSVTVRLNEMTEEAFLSPLLNFFLDGLAAIIPCPKENIFVFSIQDDTDVSSRILNVSFSARRPDVSHEEFYTPQYLQERVYLNRAILARLATVEVLPFDDNLCVREPCLNFEECLTVLKFGNASEFIHSDTVLFRPIYPVNTFACSCPEGFTGSKEHYLCDTEVDLCYSDPCQNGGSCVRREGGYTCVCPATHTGSSCETEVGQLRPCPSDTCEGGLSCLSNFPSSQPPPYTAACELRARSFGRNSFLTFESLKQRHRFNLKLRFATVQENGLLLYNGRYNELHDFVALEILEGHVSFSFSLGDHSERVSVIQDSKVSDGKWHEVEVVYLNRSVTLVLDNCDTAIALSGRLGDRWSCANRTTLKLDKRCSLLTETCHRFLDLTGPLQVGGLPRIPAHFPVANRDFVGCISDLRIDDRFVDLNSYVADNGTLAGCPQKAPLCPSEPCFNGGTCREGWGTYSCECPEGYAGNNCQDNIPAPWRFSGDGSLSFNPLLRPIQLPWTTSFSLRTRQREAFLLQIQIGQNSSAAVCLRQGVLYYIFDGEPMFLAGAFLSDGEWHRVEIRWQQGSEIFFSVDYGQRTGSVPMSQKVQGLYVGKIVMGSPDGSIGTVPEASPFEGCIQDVRIGAGQSVLSRPTIRENVEDGCESRAQCPDHCPVHSSCSSTWDLATCECDSGYVGSECAPICTVRPCASGVCRANVSLARGYGCECNSSSRHGDYCERELQQPCPGGWWGERVCGPCRCDLAQGYHPDCNKTTGQCYCKTNHYQPPNETACLSCDCYSIGSFSGACNPLTGQCECREGVIGRRCDSCSNPYAEVTLSGCEVVYDACPRSFAAGVWWPRTPLGGVAIEGCPLPARGKGQRSCDAQTGSWSLPDMYNCTSEPFVELRRQLSQLEKLELELNSFVAIKMAEQLRKACETVDRRGSSKDSKAPGSGRPNRRYKMESSFLLSNGENVWSHELEMDYLSDELKFSHDRLYGADLLVTEGLLQELINYELMQSGLNLSHSQDKYFIKNLVDAASVILDRKYEAEWRRATELIQRGPEDLVDAFNKYLVVLARSQHDTYTSPFEIVQPNMALGLDIVTTESLFGYEPEQLSEYHRSKYLKPNAFTTESVILPDTSGFLQHSARQRPVISFPKYNNYILDRRKFDQHTKVLVPLEMLGITPPESDEVSQSGRRGGSHDHRAIVAYAQYKDVGQLLPDLYDDTITRRWGVDVELATPILSLQILVPSRDREQETQRLEIPTRKISATSSSSSSTGSSEQQFVEVFDVPKAPTSSSEQQIEDIRITAHEIPPPPGNSGEQLEASSNEDGEVREPHIRLNLDDIEFHGNSGEESISPDSPEVLNPNYEGVSSTGSDEQPKGENEAVYRDRRLVKRQVEITYPSDQTDQQEQVVYRSLGSPHLAQPIKLQMWLDVDPARFGPRSNPQCVRWNSFTNQWTRLGCQTEIPDFDGDFSPTTQQPILVNCSCTHISSYAVIVDVIDPEDIPEPSLLVQITSYSAFLVSLPLLLGVLLALALLRGQQTNSNTIHQNIVLCVFFAELLFFVGMQSRRQLLESEFPCKLTAICLHYFWLAAFAWTTVDCVHLYRMLTEMRDINHGPMGFYFAMGYGAPAIVVGLSVGVRAHEYGNSLFCWLSVYEPVVWWLVGPIAGMSVVNLLILFVSVKAAFTLKDHVLGFGNLRTLLWLSVVSLPLMGVMWVLAVLAASEHSQLLSLLLSGVVLLHALFCLIGYCIINKRVRENLQRTCLRCMGRKVPLLDSSMVVSNSSHNVNGTTRPSNFLAGGYDTTTRRNIGISASSTTSRSTAKTSSSPYSDGQLRQTSTSTSNYNSASDAPSFLRGFESSTTGRSRGGEEKPRRQRKDSDSGSETDGRSLELASSHSSDDDESRTARSSGTHRSTAVSSTPAYLPNITEHVQATTPPELNVVQSPQLFPSVSKPVYAPRWSSQLPDAYLQSPPNIGRWSQDTGSDNEHVHGQAKMTISPNPLPNPDLTDTSYLQQHHNKINMPPSILENIRDARDGYEDSLYGRRGEYPDKYGSYKPPSHYGSEKDYPGGGSGSQTIGHMRSFHPDAAYLSDNIYDKQRTLGSGYLGAKSESPYLSKDRITPDIYGSRDGHYSLKRQPAYTTDSLHSVHSLLKTDYQQQQQHLQQQQLQHQQQQHQLQDRLSEGSDKNGYHFPYTAEEDHLPARKLSHTQPPSLHGSQLMQPPGLGMVNDVNNPGLLARHTLNGGSRHSSRANSPPSSMVAPMQPLGPLASITDTERNIDDDETTV, encoded by the exons ATGGAGACGAGGGAGCTCCCAAGAAAGCCCCTGACCCTCgggctgctcctgctcctcctgcaGTTGTGCCAGCTGGCCAGTGGCTACCTGATCGTCGTGCACGAGGACACTCCCCCTGGCACTGTGATCTTCAACGCCTCCGTGTACAAGCTGGGCTCCGAGCGCCACTACAAGATCAATGCCCACAAGTCTGCCAACTTCGTGCACCACCTGGTGTCCGTCAGCCACAAGGACGGCCAGATTCAGCTGCGGAAGTCGCTCAAATGCGACGGCATCTACTACCCCAACCTCTTCACCTTCTATGTGGACTCCACATCAAACCAGCTGCGCAGCATAGACTACTACAGCCTGCCAGTGAGGATATTTGTCTCGGGCCACAGCTGCAACGAGGACCGAAGGCTGGAGCAGGAACTGCACCTCCACCActacgaggaggaggacaacACAGGGTACTCCAAGCGCAGGAGGAGGAGATCCACCCAGGAGGTTATCCAGCTCAATGGAAACCAGCTGGAGGAGATGTTTATCCGAAACAGCACGGAGTTCCGGGCTGGGGATCTAATCTTCGGAGACAGCTTCGACAATGAAATGCGACACAGAATTCTGAACAGGAAGAGAAGGTCTCTTCCTTCGGCGGATCCACTGCATCTGCAGCCAGTCTTGCACCGCAGGATCTCCGACGCTAAGCAGTGGATATCGGAGACCTACGCCTCATACGCCATTCATACTACGGACAAATGGAACCAGATCTGTCTGCGGAAGTCCCAGTTGGTCAACAGCCTCAACGCCTTTCTGCCACGCTCCGTCTGCCAGCACTGCCGGGTCAGTTTCCTGGACGTCAACGACGAACGTTTCTCCATCGAGCACAAGAACCGCGACCTGGTGGCCAGTAGAGATGTCTGCATCCCAGAGTCCATGTGGAAGGTGAGCATTACCTTCAGCATTCGCTGCGACCGCCGGGACATCGTGGACTCGGACCACAGGCTGAAGATCGTGTACCACCACCAGGAGTTCAATGACACAGACATTGCCAAGAGGGTGCGGAGGGAGTTGCGCAATCAGTCCCCGTATTTCGAGCAGGCTCTGTATGTGGCCTCCGTGCTCGAGGAGCAGCCAGCGGGAGCGGCAGTGACCACAGTGCGCGCTAGAGATCCTGAGGACTCACCTGTCGTGTACTCAATGGTCTCTTTGCTAGATTCGCGCTCTCAGTCCCTTTTCAAAGTCGATTCTCGAACGGGTGTGGTTACCACCTCGGCTAGTCTTGATCGAGAACTGATGGACGTGCACTACTTCCGGGTGGTGGCCACCGACGACAGTTTTCCTCCGCGCTCCGGTACCACTACGCTGCAAGTTAATGTCCTGGACTGCAACGACCATAGCCCCACCTTCGAGGCGGAGCAGTTCGAGGCGAGTATCCGGGAGGGAGCTACCGTGGGTTCTACCGTCATTACCCTAAGAGCCACTGACCAGGATATTGGCAAAAATGCGGAGATTGAGTATGGAATTGAGGCAGTAACGG ACGGAGCAGGCCAGGCTCAGGACCAGGAGCTGCCTATCTTCCGCATCGACTCCCGTTCGGGAGTGATCTCAACCAGGAGCAGCCTGGACCGTGAGACCTCAGACAGCTATCACCTTCTAGTCACAGCAGCGGACATGGCAGCGGCCCAGAGCGAAAGACGCACAGCCACCGCGAGTGTCCTGGTGAAAGTACTCGACGACAACGACAATTACCCGCAGTTCAGTGAAAGAACGTACACAGTCCAAGTCCCGGAGGATCAGTGGGGAGGCACTGAGGACAACACGGTGGCTCATATCCGAGCCACGGATGCCGATCAGGGCAACAATGCGGCCATAAGATACGCCATAATTGGCGGCAACACCCAGTCACAGTTCTCCATTGACTCCATGTCGGGAGACGTGAGTCTGGTGAAGCCCCTAGACTACGAGAGCGTTCGCAGCTATCGGCTGGTTATCCGAGCCCAGGATGGAGGCAGTCCCTCAAGGAGCAATACAACCCAGCTGCTAGTGAACGTTATCGATGCCAATGACAATGCACCCCGATTTTACACCTCGCAGTTCCAGGAAAGCGTCCTTGAGAACGTTCCCGTCGGCTACAACATCATCCGGGTGCAGGCGTACGACTCGGACGAGGGTGCCAATGCGGAGATCACCTACAGCATATCGGAGCGGGATGACAACTTCCCTCTGGCTGTGGATCCTCGAACTGGATGGGTTCAGACCATCAAGCCCCTGGACCGCGAGGAACAGGCTCGCTTTGCATTCCAGGTGGTGGCCAAGGATGGTGGAGTGCCACCCAAGTCCGCCAGCTCCTCGGTGGTAATAACGGTACAGGATGTGAACGACAACGATCCGGCTTTCAACCCCAAGTACTACGAAGCCAATGTGGGGGAGGACCAACCACCAGGCACTCCAGTAACTACCGTAACTGCCACCGATCCCGATGAAGATTCCCGTCTCCACTACGAGATCACCACGGGCAACACCAGAGGTCGGTTCGCCATCACATCCCAGAATGGTCGAGGTCTTATTACCATTGCCCAATCCTTGGACTACAAGCAGGAGAAGCGTTTCGTGCTCACCGTGGCAGCCACCGATTCCGGAGGTCGTTCCGACACTGCCACCGTACATATCAACATTACGGATGCCAACAATTTCGCCCCCATCTTCGAGAACGCTCCCTACAGCGCTTCGGTCTTTGAGGATGCTCCTGTGGGCACTACTGTCTTGGTGGTTTCCGCCACGGATAGCGACGTGGGGGTGAATGCGCAGATCACTTACTCCCTGAACGAAGAGAGCATCAACGGACTGGGCAGCCCGGATCCGTTCTCAATCAACCCACAGACAGGAGCTATTGTGACGAGTGCCCCGCTGGATCGGGAGACCACAAGTGGCTACCTGCTCACAGTGACTGCCAAAGATGGTGGAAACCCCTCGCTGAGCGACACCACCGACGTGGAGATCGGAGTCACGGACGTGAACGACAATGCTCCGGCCTTCAAGAGTCCTCTGTACCAGGCGTCGATTTTAGAGGATGCTCTGGTGGGCACTTCCGTCATCCAGGTGGCGGCCAGTGATCCCGATGTGGGTCTCAACGGACGAATCAAGTACCTGCTGAGCGACCGGGATGTGGAGGATGGCTCCTTTGTAATTGATCCCACTTCTGGAACCATTCGAACGAACAAGGGATTGGACAGAGAGAGCGTGGCTGTCTATCACCTGACGGCTATTGCCGTGGACAAGGGATCTCCACCACTTTCTAGTACGGTGGAGGTCCAAATCCGCCTGGAGGACGTCAATGATTCGCCCCCAACTTTTCCCTCCGATAAAATTACTCTCTATGTTCCCGAAAACTCTCCTGTGGGATCGGTGGTGGGCGAGATTCATGCCCACGATCCCGACGAGGGAGTCAATGCAGTGGTTCACTATTCGATTATCGGCGGCGAAGACTCCAACGCCTTCTCCCTGGTCACAAGACCTGGCTCCGAGAGGGCCCAACTTCTTACCATGACGGAGCTGGACTACGAATCGTCCCGGAAACGTTTCGAGTTGGTGGTGCGCGCCGCCAGTCCTCCCCTACGTAACGATGCCCACATCGAAATCCTAGTCACGGATGTGAACGACAATGCCCCCGTGCTGCGGGACTTTCAGGTAATCTTCAATAACTTCCGGGACCACTTCCCCAGCGGCGAAATCGGACGTATTCCCGCTTTTGATGCGGACGTAAGCGATAAGCTCCACTACCGAATTTTATCCGGAAACAACGCCAATCTCTTGCGCTTGAACAGCAGCTCGGGGGGACTCGTGCTCAGCCCTCAGTTGAACACCAACGTGCCCAAGTTTGCCACCATGGAGGTGTCGGTGTCCGACGGCATCAACGAGGCCAAAGCCATTATGCAGCTGTCGGTTCGCCTTATAACCGAGGACATGCTCTTCAATTCGGTAACAGTGCGCCTAAACGAAATGACGGAGGAAGCTTTCCTGTCGCCGCTTCTGAACTTCTTCCTAGATGGTCTGGCGGCCATAATTCCATGCCCGAAGGAGAATATCTTCGTGTTCAGCATCCAGGATGACACGGATGTGAGCTCTCGAATCCTGAATGTAAGCTTCTCAGCTCGGCGACCTGATGTTTCCCACGAGGAGTTCTACACCCCGCAATACCTCCAGGAGAGGGTGTATCTCAACAGAGCGATCCTAGCACGACTGGCCACTGTTGAGGTGCTGCCCTTCGATGATAACCTTTGTGTGCGAGAGCCTTGCCTGAACTTTGAGGAGTGCTTGACGGTTCTGAAGTTCGGTAATGCCTCCGAATTCATTCATAGTGACACGGTTCTGTTCAGACCTATCTATCCTGTCAATACCTTTGCCTGCTCTTGCCCGGAGGGGTTCACGGGCAGCAAGGAGCACTACTTGTGCGACACGGAGGTGGATTTGTGTTACTCCGATCCGTGCCAGAATGGAGGTTCTTGTGTGAGACGTGAGGGTGGCTACACCTGCGTTTGCCCCGCCACCCATACGGGATCTAGCTGCGAAACTGAGGTGGGTCAGCTGCGACCCTGTCCATCGGATACCTGCGAGGGAGGATTGTCCTGTTTGAGCAACTTCCCCAGCTCCCAGCCACCCCCATACACAGCCGCATGTGAGCTGCGGGCTCGATCCTTTGGACGCAACTCTTTCCTTACCTTCGAGAGCCTCAAGCAAAGGCATCGCTTCAACCTCAAGCTTCGGTTTGCCACTGTCCAGGAGAACGGGTTGCTACTCTACAATGGGCGCTACAACGAGCTCCATGACTTTGTGGCCCTGGAGATCCTCGAGGGCCATGTGAGCTTCTCCTTCTCCCTGGGCGATCACAGTGAACGAGTGTCCGTCATACAGGATTCTAAGGTCTCCGACGGAAAATGGCACGAGGTGGAGGTGGTCTACTTGAATCGCAGCGTCACCTTGGTGCTGGATAACTGCGACACTGCAATCGCTCTCTCAGGACGACTTGGTGACCGGTGGAGCTGCGCCAATCGCACTACCTTGAAGTTGGACAAAAGATGCTCACTACTAACTGAGACTTGCCACCGATTTTTGGACCTGACAGGACCCCTGCAGGTGGGTGGACTCCCGCGAATCCCCGCCCACTTTCCGGTGGCCAACCGGGACTTTGTCGGCTGCATTTCTGACCTACGCATCGATGACCGATTCGTCGATCTCAACTCGTACGTGGCCGACAATGGAACTCTGGCGGGATGCCCACAGAAGGCGCCACTTTGTCCATCTGAGCCCTGCTTCAATGGAGGAACTTGTCGTGAAGGCTGGGGCACCTACTCCTGCGAGTGCCCCGAAGGATATGCGGGAAACAACTGCCAAGACAACATTCCCGCTCCGTGGCGCTTCTCCGGTGATGGCAGCCTCAGCTTTAACCCTCTTCTGCGACCAATTCAACTGCCCTGGACCACGTCTTTCTCGCTGCGGACTCGACAGCGGGAGGCCTTTCTGCTGCAAATCCAGATCGGCCAGAATAGCTCAGCAGCTGTGTGCTTGCGGCAAGGAGTGCTCTACTACATCTTTGATGGAGAGCCGATGTTTTTGGCCGGCGCCTTCCTTTCGGACGGGGAATGGCACCGCGTGGAGATCCGCTGGCAGCAGGGCTCGGAGATTTTCTTCTCCGTGGACTATGGCCAGCGGACGGGCTCAGTACCCATGTCCCAGAAGGTCCAGGGCCTCTATGTTGGAAAAATAGTGATGGGTAGTCCCGACGGCAGCATTGGCACCGTCCCAGAGGCCTCTCCTTTCGAGGGCTGTATTCAGGATGTGCGCATTGGAGCAGGTCAGTCTGTGCTCTCCCGACCCACCATCCGAGAGAATGTGGAAGACGGCTGCGAGTCGAGAGCCCAGTGCCCGGATCACTGCCCCGTCCACTCCTCCTGCTCCAGCACCTGGGACCTGGCCACTTGCGAGTGCGACTCCGGGTACGTGGGCTCCGAATGTGCCCCCATCTGCACGGTTCGCCCCTGTGCCTCAGGAGTGTGTCGTGCAAATGTGAGCTTGGCCCGTGGCTATGGCTGCGAGTGCAACAGCAGCTCCCGACACGGGGATTACTGCGAACGGGAACTGCAGCAACCATGCCCAGGGGGCTGGTGGGGCGAGCGAGTGTGCGGACCCTGTAGATGCGACCTGGCCCAGGGATACCATCCGGACTGCAACAAGACCACGGGACAGTGCTACTGCAAAACAAATCACTACCAGCCGCCCAATGAGACTGCCTGCCTTTCCTGCGATTGCTACTCCATTGGAAGCTTCAGTGGAGCCTGTAATCCGTTGACCGGGCAGTGCGAGTGCCGCGAAGGTGTCATTGGTCGGAGGTGCGACTCCTGCTCAAATCCTTATGCCGAGGTCACGCTCAGTGGCTGTGAAGTGGTCTACGATGCCTGTCCGCGCTCCTTTGCCGCTGGGGTCTGGTGGCCCCGAACTCCTCTCGGTGGAGTCGCCATCGAGGGATGCCCTCTGCCAGCTCGGGGAAAAGGACAACGCAGCTGCGATGCCCAGACCGGCAGCTGGAGTCTGCCGGACATGTACAACTGCACTTCGGAGCCATTTGTAGAGCTGCGCAGACAGCTTTCGCAACTAGAGAAACTGGAGCTAGAACTCAACTCCTTTGTGGCCATcaagatggcagagcagctgCGCAAAGCCTGTGAGACCGTAGACCGGAGGGGTTCCAGTAAGGATAGCAAGGCTCCGGGGTCAGGACGCCCCAACAGGCGCTACAAGATGGAGTCCTCCTTCCTCCTCAGCAATGGTGAGAACGTGTGGTCCCACGAGCTCGAGATGGACTACCTATCCGACGAACTGAAGTTCAGCCACGATCGCCTCTATGGAGCGGATCTGCTCGTGACTGAAGGCCTGCTCCAGGAGCTTATCAATTACGAGCTGATGCAAAGTGGCCTCAATTTATCGCACAGCCAGGACAAGTACTTTATCAAGAACTTGGTGGATGCAGCTAGCGTGATCCTGGACCGAAAGTACGAGGCGGAGTGGCGACGAGCTACAGAACTGATTCAACGTGGACCGGAGGACCTGGTGGACGCTTTCAATAAATACCTGGTGGTCCTAGCCAGATCTCAGCACGACACTTACACCAGTCCCTTCGAGATTGTCCAGCCCAACATGGCCCTCGGCCTGGATATTGTGACCACGGAGTCCCTGTTTGGTTACGAGCCGGAGCAGCTGAGCGAGTACCATCGGAGCAAGTACCTCAAGCCCAACGCCTTCACCACGGAAAGTGTGATCCTGCCGGACACCAGTGGCTTCCTTCAGCACTCGGCTCGCCAGCGACCAGTGATCAGCTTCCCCAAGTACAACAACTAcatcttggaccgtcgtaagttTGATCAGCACACCAAAGTTCTGGTACCGCTCGAGATGCTGGGAATTACTCCGCCGGAAAGTGACGAAGTTTCGCAGAGCGGCCGCCGAGGAGGTAGCCACGACCATCGTGCCATTGTGGCGTATGCTCAGTACAAGGATGTGGGACAGCTTCTGCCGGATCTGTATGATGACACCATAACCAGGCGATGGGGCGTCGATGTGGAACTGGCTACTCCCATTCTCTCGCTGCAGATTCTGGTGCCTTCGAGGGATCGCGAACAGGAGACACAGCGACTGGAGATTCCCACGAGAAAGATCTCCGCCACTTCGTCATCCTCTTCCTCAACTGGCAGTTCGGAACAGCAGTTTGTGGAGGTCTTCGATGTGCCCAAGGCACCGACGAGCAGTAGCGAACAGCAGATCGAGGACATTCGGATCACGGCCCACGAGATCCCACCACCCCCCGGGAACTCTGGCGAACAGCTGGAGGCTTCTAGCAATGAGGATGGTGAGGTGAGGGAACCCCATATTCGCTTGAACCTTGACGACATTGAATTCCATGGAAACTCTGGCGAGGAGAGCATATCCCCTGACTCCCCGGAAGTCCTTAATCCAAATTACGAGGGTGTCAGCTCCACGGGAAGCGATGAACAGCCAAAGGGCGAGAACGAGGCCGTATACCGGGATCGTCGGTTGGTGAAGAGGCAGGTGGAGATTACCTATCCCTCCGACCAGACGGATCAACAAGAGCAAGTGGTCTACAGATCCCTGGGGTCGCCACACCTCGCCCAACCCATCAAGCTTCAAATGTGGCTGGACGTGGACCCGGCTCGCTTCGGGCCTCGCTCGAATCCTCAGTGTGTGCGCTGGAACTCCTTCACGAACCAGTGGACCCGTCTGGGCTGCCAAACGGAGATTCCCGACTTCGATGGCGACTTCAGCCCGACAACCCAGCAACCCATACTTGTCAACTGCAGCTGCACACACATTTCCAGCTACGCCGTGATCGTTGATGTAATTGATCCAGAGGACATCCCAGAGCCCTCGCTCCTGGTGCAGATCACTTCGTATTCGGCGTTCTTGGTTTCGTTGCCCTTGTTGTTGGGTGTGCTGCTGGCCTTGGCGCTTCTCCGCGGACAACAGACAAACTCGAACACCATCCACCAGAACATCGTCCTCTGCGTCTTCTTCGCCGAGCTTCTGTTCTTTGTGGGAATGCAGTCGCGCCGGCAGCTCCTGGAGAGCGagttcccctgcaagctgacgGCCATCTGCCTGCACTACTTCTGGCTGGCCGCCTTCGCCTGGACTACGGTGGACTGCGTCCATCTATACCGAATGCTGACCGAGATGCGGGACATCAATCACGGACCCATGGGCTTCTACTTTGCCATGGGCTACGGAGCTCCGGCTATCGTCGTGGGACTGTCGGTGGGAGTTCGGGCCCATGAGTATGGAAATAGCTTGTT CTGCTGGCTTTCCGTGTACGAGCCCGTGGTCTGGTGGCTTGTGGGTCCTATAGCGGGCATGTCCGTGGTGAACCTACTGATCCTGTTCGTGTCGGTGAAGGCCGCCTTCACCCTAAAGGACCACGTTCTCGGCTTTGGGAACCTGCGCACCCTGCTGTGGCTCTCGGTGGTCTCCCTGCCCTTGATGGGAGTGATGTGGGTGCTGGCTGTGCTTGCTGCCTCGGAGCACTCGCAGCTGCTGAGTCTGCTGCTGTCCGGAGTGGTGCTCCTCCACGCACTTTTCTGTCTGATCGGATACTGCATCATCAACAAGCGGGTGAGGGAGAATCTTCAGCGCACGTGCTTGCGCTGCATGGGCCGGAAGGTGCCGCTCCTGGACTCCTCAATGGTGGTTTCTAACAGCTCCCACAATGTGAACGGAACAACGCGGCCGAGCAACTTCCTCGCCGGAGGCTACGACACAACCACTCGGAGGAATATAGGCATCAGTGCCAGCAGCACCACTTCCAGGAGCACGGCCAAGACGAGCTCGAGTCCCTACAGTGATGGACAACTAAGACAAACCTCCACGTCCACCTCAAACTATAATTCGGCCAGCGACGCGCCCAGCTTCCTTCGGGGCTTTGAGTCCTCCACAACAGGACGCAGTCGTGGGGGCGAGGAGAAGCCGCGGCGCCAGAGAAAGGACTCCGACTCCGGATCCGAAACAGATGGCCGATCTTTGGAATTGGCCTCCAGTCACTCCAGTGACGACGACGAGTCCCGTACGGCGAGGTCGTCGGGCACTCACCGCAGCACCGCCGTGAGTTCAACTCCCGCCTACTTGCCCAACATCACAGAGCACGTGCAGGCCACCACTCCGCCGGAACTGAATGTGGTGCAGAGCCCGCAACTCTTTCCGAGTGTCAGCAAGCCCGTTTACGCTCCGAGGTGGTCAAGCCAGTTGCCAGACGCGTACCTGCAGTCGCCTCCCAATATTGGGCGCTGGTCGCAAGACACGGGATCGGACAACGAGCACGTGCATGGCCAGGCCAAGATGACCATTTCTCCCAACCCTTTGCCCAATCCTGATCTCACGGACACTAGCTACCTGCAGCAGCACCACAACAAGATCAACATGCCGCCCTCTATTCTGGAGAACATCCGGGATGCCCGCGACGGCTACGAGGACAGCCTCTACGGACGCCGGGGTGAATATCCGGACAAGTATGGCTCCTACAAGCCACCCAGTCACTATGGCAGCGAGAAGGACTACCCGGGAGGGGGAAGTGGCTCCCAGACGATTGGCCATATGAGAAGCTTCCACCCGGATGCGGCCTATTTGAGTGACAACATCTACGACAAGCAGAGGACTCTTGGCAGCGGATACCTGGGCGCTAAATCGGAGTCCCCTTACCTGTCCAAGGATCGCATCACACCGGACATTTACGGATCACGAGATGGCCACTACAGCCTGAAGCGGCAGCCAGCCTACACCACGGACTCGTTGCATTCTGTGCACTCCTTGCTAAAGACCGActaccagcaacagcagcagcacctgcagcagcagcaactgcaacaccagcagcagcagcaccagttGCAGGACCGCCTCTCGGAGGGCTCGGACAAGAACGGCTACCACTTCCCGTACACCGCAGAGGAGGACCACCTGCCCGCCAGGAAGCTGAGTCACACCCAGCCGCCCTCGCTGCACGGATCCCAGCTGATGCAGCCGCCGGGTCTGGGCATGGTGAACGACGTGAACAACCCGGGTCTCCTGGCGAGGCACACCCTGAATGGGGGATCCCGACACAGTTCCCGGGCCAATTCGCCGCCCTCGAGCATGGTGGCTCCCATGCAGCCACTCGGGCCACTGGCCAGCATCACGGATACAGA GCGGAATATTGATGACGACGAGACCACGGTGTGA